In a single window of the Sphingosinicella microcystinivorans genome:
- a CDS encoding translocation/assembly module TamB domain-containing protein — protein MTDRDGIIEEIEDEVLSRPFWTYAMRGFLWLSAIAVGIALLIAAALTVLDTERGRVWLVARVMGLEPESGLRIGIDRIDGSLYGAAVVHGLTLSDPEGRFLEAPRVELDWRPQAVFSRRLHIMKLAVPEARLLKVPKLIPSEEEKPILPNYDIYVGRFEVGDLTLEPPVLGKRHQLSADGGVDIARGHLLAALRASSRTGGDALVARVDARPDDKVFDVEGKLLAPAGGVVGGILGLDQPLVATIEGEGSWEKWRGTAVGTLGDSPLMDLALSADAGRFALKGTASPGLAVGGIVRKFGSPSIEVDAAATIAERVVDGRASIISPSVGLELDGAVDLAKSRFRTVSVGASVREPKALISTMTAEDMRLAMTLDGPLSRPLVDYRLSADWLAIGTTRLDRVEVTGKGELPKDGLAVPVEARALRVTGLGELVEDLATNPRITGVIALDGPYITGKGLKVASDRVTATADLSIETRTGRYSVNADGSLPRYVIPGLGMADIKAKLLFEPDARAGNRLRISGRADAAMTRLDNGLLTFLFEGNPRVVANIDRAPDGLVTFTNAMLTSPDMRVTGRGTYAMDQRIRFDGEAVSKRYGRMDVELGGLVTRPEATIKVDSYAAGIELRDIRATFTPQGDNYAFTALADTVAGPARARGRILTGGPQTVYDIEAAEIAGLTATGPLRAVEGAPAVSGVLDVRGAGISGKIRLSPEDGVQRIDANLGARAARLDFGGGTAIRRGWVDGNIVLREEGAEISGRFDIEGLKQSALLLKTLKGTLEMQRGEGTAALIATGERGTPFTFDLAASFDPESIIVTSQGTIARQAFALAAPARLNRTEDGWHLAPVVLNLPSGTARISGTFGESISLTTDLNAAGLGLLQLALPGMNFSGTASGRIDMIFPAGGLPRGTAKLRVADFTRATEAFSKPVDLAVVAQLEANKAVMRAAFLDGGQRLGVLQGRLLSIPGSVDDPWLDRLMNAPISGQLRWRGPAEMLWPLTGVGALSVRGNIAVALEITGELGDPALTGIVRSRTSRIESAITGTVVDNIRLDGRFTGSRLELTEFSGTAGGGSISGSGGIDLSFARGFPIEIAMVLKSALILNRDDLRATASGPLRIRNGPDGAVISGDVNIDRARFNIGQTAQTEVPVLRVRERNTELLRAEPVVAEGAAEPTVWQFDVKARGNNEIMVRGMGLDSEWSADLDIKGSATAPRIGGVAELVRGDYEFAGKTFRLTRGELRFTGTYPPDPVVDIAAEARVEGLTATITIRGTGQRPEIAFSSVPALPQDEVLSRVLFGTSIANLSAPEALQLAGAVASLQGGNGGINPINAVRRAVGLDRLRIMEANQATGQKTAVAAGEYLTDRVYVEVATDAQGYTATQLEIELTRALSILSSVATLGGTSVNLRWSKDY, from the coding sequence GGACCTATGCGATGCGCGGCTTCCTCTGGCTCAGCGCGATCGCGGTCGGGATCGCGCTGCTCATCGCCGCCGCGCTCACCGTGCTCGATACCGAGCGGGGCCGCGTCTGGCTCGTCGCGCGCGTCATGGGCCTCGAGCCCGAATCGGGGCTGCGCATCGGCATCGACCGCATCGACGGCTCGCTCTACGGCGCCGCCGTCGTCCACGGCCTCACGCTGTCGGACCCGGAGGGCCGCTTCCTCGAAGCCCCGCGCGTCGAGCTGGACTGGCGGCCGCAGGCCGTGTTCAGCCGCCGCCTGCACATCATGAAGCTCGCCGTGCCGGAGGCGCGGCTGCTCAAGGTGCCCAAGCTGATCCCCAGCGAGGAGGAAAAGCCGATCCTCCCGAACTACGACATCTATGTCGGACGGTTCGAGGTCGGCGACCTGACGCTGGAACCGCCCGTGCTCGGCAAGCGGCACCAACTTTCCGCGGACGGCGGCGTCGACATCGCCCGCGGGCACCTGCTCGCCGCGCTGCGCGCCAGCTCCCGCACCGGCGGCGACGCCCTCGTCGCGCGCGTCGATGCCCGTCCCGACGACAAGGTGTTCGACGTCGAAGGCAAGCTCCTCGCCCCGGCGGGCGGTGTCGTCGGCGGCATCCTCGGCCTCGACCAGCCGCTCGTCGCCACCATCGAGGGTGAAGGAAGCTGGGAGAAGTGGCGCGGCACGGCCGTCGGCACGCTCGGCGACAGCCCGCTGATGGACCTCGCGCTCAGCGCCGACGCCGGGCGCTTCGCGCTGAAGGGCACCGCCTCCCCCGGCCTCGCCGTCGGCGGCATCGTCCGCAAGTTCGGATCGCCCTCGATCGAGGTCGATGCCGCGGCGACCATCGCCGAGCGCGTCGTCGACGGCCGCGCCTCCATCATCTCGCCCTCGGTCGGGCTTGAGCTCGACGGCGCCGTCGATCTCGCAAAGTCGCGCTTCAGGACCGTGTCGGTGGGGGCCTCCGTGCGCGAGCCGAAGGCGCTGATCTCGACGATGACGGCGGAGGACATGCGCCTCGCCATGACGCTCGACGGCCCCCTCTCGCGGCCGCTCGTCGACTACAGGCTGTCCGCCGACTGGCTCGCCATCGGCACCACGCGGCTCGACCGCGTCGAGGTGACGGGCAAGGGCGAGCTGCCGAAGGACGGGCTCGCCGTTCCGGTCGAGGCGCGTGCGCTCCGCGTCACCGGCCTCGGCGAACTGGTCGAGGACCTCGCCACCAACCCGCGCATCACCGGCGTCATCGCGCTCGACGGCCCCTATATCACGGGCAAGGGCCTCAAGGTCGCCAGCGACCGCGTCACCGCGACCGCGGACCTCAGCATCGAGACGCGGACGGGCCGCTACAGCGTGAACGCCGACGGGTCCCTGCCGCGCTACGTCATTCCGGGCCTCGGCATGGCCGACATCAAGGCGAAGCTGCTGTTCGAGCCGGATGCACGGGCCGGCAACCGCCTGCGGATCAGCGGCAGGGCCGACGCGGCGATGACGCGGCTCGACAACGGGCTGCTGACCTTCCTCTTCGAGGGCAATCCCCGCGTCGTCGCCAACATCGACCGCGCGCCGGACGGCCTCGTCACCTTCACGAACGCCATGCTCACCTCGCCCGACATGCGCGTCACCGGGCGCGGCACCTACGCGATGGACCAGCGCATCCGCTTCGACGGCGAGGCCGTGTCCAAGCGCTACGGCCGGATGGACGTCGAACTCGGCGGCCTCGTGACCCGGCCGGAAGCGACGATCAAGGTCGACAGCTACGCGGCGGGCATCGAGCTGCGCGACATCCGCGCGACGTTCACGCCGCAGGGCGACAACTACGCCTTCACCGCGCTCGCCGACACGGTCGCGGGCCCCGCGCGTGCGCGCGGCCGTATCCTCACGGGCGGGCCGCAGACCGTGTACGACATCGAAGCCGCCGAGATCGCCGGGCTGACCGCGACCGGCCCGCTCCGCGCCGTCGAGGGCGCACCGGCGGTCTCGGGCGTGCTCGACGTGCGCGGCGCCGGCATTTCCGGCAAGATCCGCCTGTCGCCGGAAGACGGCGTGCAGCGCATCGACGCCAATCTCGGCGCGCGCGCCGCGCGGCTCGATTTCGGCGGCGGCACCGCCATCCGGCGCGGCTGGGTGGACGGCAACATCGTGCTGCGCGAGGAAGGCGCGGAAATCTCCGGCCGCTTCGACATCGAGGGGCTGAAGCAGTCGGCGCTGCTGCTGAAGACCCTGAAGGGCACGCTCGAAATGCAGCGCGGCGAAGGCACCGCCGCGCTGATCGCGACCGGCGAGCGCGGCACGCCCTTCACCTTCGACCTCGCCGCGAGCTTCGACCCCGAAAGCATCATCGTCACCAGCCAGGGCACGATCGCGCGGCAGGCGTTCGCGCTCGCCGCCCCTGCCCGCCTCAACCGCACGGAGGACGGCTGGCACCTCGCGCCCGTCGTGCTGAACCTGCCCTCCGGCACGGCGCGGATCAGCGGCACGTTCGGCGAGTCGATCAGCCTCACCACCGATCTGAACGCCGCCGGGCTCGGCCTCCTTCAGCTCGCGCTGCCGGGCATGAACTTCTCGGGCACCGCGAGCGGGCGCATCGACATGATCTTCCCGGCGGGCGGCCTGCCGCGCGGCACCGCGAAGCTACGCGTCGCCGATTTCACGCGGGCGACCGAGGCCTTCTCGAAGCCCGTCGACCTCGCCGTGGTCGCGCAGCTCGAAGCGAACAAGGCGGTGATGCGCGCCGCCTTCCTGGATGGCGGCCAGCGCCTCGGCGTCCTGCAAGGCCGCCTGCTGTCGATTCCGGGCAGCGTCGACGACCCGTGGCTCGACCGCCTGATGAACGCGCCAATCTCGGGCCAGCTCCGCTGGCGCGGCCCCGCCGAGATGCTGTGGCCGCTCACCGGCGTCGGCGCGCTCAGCGTGCGCGGCAACATCGCCGTGGCGCTGGAGATCACGGGCGAGCTCGGCGACCCGGCGCTCACGGGGATCGTGCGCTCGCGCACGTCGCGCATCGAAAGCGCGATCACCGGCACGGTCGTCGACAACATCCGCCTCGACGGGCGGTTCACCGGCTCGCGCCTCGAACTCACCGAGTTCTCGGGAACCGCGGGCGGCGGCAGCATCTCCGGCAGCGGCGGCATCGACCTGTCCTTCGCGCGCGGCTTCCCGATCGAGATCGCGATGGTGCTGAAATCGGCGCTGATCCTCAACCGCGACGACCTGCGCGCCACCGCGAGCGGCCCCCTGCGCATCCGCAACGGGCCGGACGGCGCGGTCATCTCGGGCGACGTCAACATCGACCGGGCCCGCTTCAACATCGGGCAGACCGCGCAGACCGAGGTGCCCGTGCTCCGCGTGCGCGAGCGGAACACCGAGCTGCTGCGCGCCGAGCCGGTGGTCGCGGAAGGCGCGGCGGAGCCCACCGTCTGGCAGTTCGACGTGAAGGCGCGCGGCAACAACGAGATCATGGTCCGCGGCATGGGCCTCGATTCGGAATGGTCGGCGGACCTCGACATCAAGGGATCGGCGACCGCGCCCCGCATCGGCGGCGTCGCCGAGCTGGTGCGCGGCGACTACGAGTTTGCGGGCAAGACCTTCCGGCTGACGCGCGGCGAGCTGCGCTTCACCGGCACCTATCCGCCCGATCCGGTCGTGGACATCGCGGCCGAGGCGCGCGTCGAGGGCCTCACCGCCACCATCACCATCCGCGGCACCGGGCAGCGCCCCGAGATCGCCTTCTCGTCGGTGCCCGCGCTGCCGCAGGACGAGGTGCTCTCGCGCGTGCTGTTCGGCACCTCGATCGCCAACCTCTCCGCGCCCGAAGCGCTCCAGCTCGCGGGCGCGGTCGCGTCGCTTCAGGGCGGCAACGGCGGCATCAACCCGATCAACGCCGTGCGCCGCGCGGTCGGGCTCGACCGGCTGCGCATCATGGAGGCGAACCAGGCGACCGGTCAGAAGACCGCCGTCGCGGCGGGCGAGTACCTCACCGACCGGGTCTACGTGGAAGTCGCCACCGACGCGCAAGGCTACACCGCGACGCAGCTCGAGATCGAGCTGACCCGCGCGCTTTCGATCCTCTCGTCGGTCGCGACGCTCGGCGGCACCAGCGTCAACCTGCGCTGGTCGAAGGACTACTGA
- the glnA gene encoding type I glutamate--ammonia ligase yields MANKPADILKLIKDKEIEWLDVRFTDLRGKWHHMAMCAGVVDEDMLTDGIMFDGSSIDGWKAINESDMILKPDLDSVYVDPFSATPMLIVFCDIIEPSTGEMYGSDPRSVAKRAEAFLGNSGIGDTAYVGPEAEFFVFDDVRFENGYNGSGFKIDDIELPTNTGREYDEGNMGHRPRAKGGYFPVAPVDPCHDLRSEMVSVMLEMGLPMDKHHHEVAAAQHELGLTFGTLVQTADRMQIYKYVVHNVAHAYGKTATFMPKPIKDDNGSGMHTHISIWKKSKPLFSGDGYAGLSETALFFIGGVIKHAKALNAFTNPSTNSYKRLVPGFEAPVLLAYSSRNRSASCRIPYGTGPKSRRVEFRFPDATANPYLCYAALLMAGLDGIENRIHPGGPMDKNLYDLPPKELKKVPTVCGSLREALVNLDKNRKVFTRGGVFTNELIDSFIELKMQEVLRWEMAPSPVEFDMYYSA; encoded by the coding sequence ATGGCGAACAAACCGGCCGATATTCTGAAGCTGATCAAGGACAAGGAGATCGAGTGGCTCGATGTCCGTTTCACCGATCTTCGGGGCAAGTGGCACCACATGGCGATGTGCGCCGGGGTCGTCGACGAGGACATGCTGACCGACGGCATCATGTTCGACGGCTCCTCGATCGACGGCTGGAAGGCCATCAACGAGTCCGACATGATCCTGAAGCCGGACCTCGACTCGGTCTATGTCGATCCGTTCTCGGCGACGCCGATGCTGATCGTGTTCTGCGACATCATCGAGCCGTCGACGGGCGAGATGTACGGCTCCGACCCGCGCTCGGTCGCGAAGCGCGCCGAGGCGTTCCTCGGCAACAGCGGTATCGGCGACACCGCCTACGTCGGCCCGGAGGCCGAGTTCTTCGTCTTCGACGACGTCCGCTTCGAGAACGGCTACAACGGCTCCGGCTTCAAGATCGACGACATCGAGCTGCCGACCAACACGGGCCGCGAGTACGACGAAGGCAACATGGGGCACCGTCCGCGCGCCAAGGGCGGCTATTTCCCGGTCGCACCGGTCGATCCGTGCCACGACCTGCGTTCGGAAATGGTCTCCGTGATGCTCGAAATGGGCCTGCCCATGGACAAGCATCATCACGAGGTTGCTGCGGCGCAGCACGAGCTCGGCCTCACCTTCGGCACGCTCGTCCAGACCGCCGACCGTATGCAGATCTACAAGTACGTCGTGCACAATGTCGCGCACGCCTATGGTAAAACGGCAACATTCATGCCGAAGCCGATCAAGGACGACAACGGCTCGGGGATGCACACCCACATCTCGATCTGGAAGAAGAGCAAGCCGCTGTTCTCGGGCGACGGCTACGCCGGCCTTTCCGAAACCGCGCTGTTCTTCATCGGCGGCGTCATCAAGCACGCCAAGGCGCTGAACGCGTTCACGAACCCCTCGACGAACAGCTACAAGCGCCTCGTCCCGGGCTTCGAGGCGCCGGTGCTGCTGGCCTACTCCAGCCGCAACCGTTCGGCCTCCTGCCGCATCCCCTACGGCACGGGCCCCAAGAGCCGCCGCGTCGAGTTCCGCTTCCCGGACGCCACGGCGAACCCGTACCTCTGCTACGCCGCGCTGCTGATGGCGGGCCTCGACGGCATCGAGAACCGCATCCATCCGGGCGGGCCGATGGACAAGAACCTCTACGACCTTCCGCCGAAGGAGCTGAAGAAGGTTCCGACCGTGTGCGGCTCGCTGCGCGAGGCGCTCGTCAACCTCGACAAGAACCGCAAGGTCTTCACCCGCGGCGGCGTCTTCACCAACGAGCTGATCGACAGCTTCATCGAGCTGAAGATGCAGGAAGTGCTGCGCTGGGAAATGGCACCCTCGCCTGTCGAGTTCGACATGTACTATTCGGCCTGA
- a CDS encoding P-II family nitrogen regulator, whose translation MKKIEAIIKPFKLDEVKEALHEVGVSGITVVEAKGFGRQKGHTELYRGAEYIVDFLPKVKLEVVVDDAIVERTVEAIAGAAKTGRIGDGKIFVSTIESAYRIRTGERDSEAI comes from the coding sequence GTGAAAAAGATCGAGGCCATCATCAAGCCCTTCAAGCTTGATGAGGTGAAGGAAGCGCTGCACGAGGTCGGCGTGTCGGGCATCACCGTCGTGGAAGCCAAGGGCTTCGGGCGCCAGAAGGGCCACACCGAGCTCTACCGCGGCGCCGAGTACATCGTCGACTTTCTCCCGAAGGTGAAGCTCGAGGTCGTCGTCGACGACGCCATCGTCGAGCGCACCGTCGAGGCCATCGCGGGCGCCGCCAAGACGGGCCGCATCGGCGACGGCAAGATCTTCGTGTCGACGATCGAGTCGGCCTACCGCATCCGCACCGGCGAGCGCGACAGCGAAGCCATCTGA
- a CDS encoding TorF family putative porin: MMKKGTSSRAVSKTVLAAAALVGGLATAAPAFAQEEATSDWEISGNAGIFSQYRWRGVSLSDEEVAIQGGIDVNHSSGFYVGTWGSSLAGWGSYGGANTEIDVYAGYAGEVGGFGYDIGAIWYLYPGTSGTDVVEITAALSKELGPVGATVGVAYAPSQDSLGNDDSFYIYTDWSAAIPNTPISLNAHLGYTDGSLSVDAPFSTDGDYLDWSLGASVSYDKLTLGISYVDTDVKSGDPSIRKITDSAIIISLTAAF; encoded by the coding sequence ATGATGAAAAAGGGAACTAGCAGCCGCGCGGTCTCGAAGACCGTGCTTGCGGCTGCCGCGCTTGTCGGCGGCCTCGCAACGGCCGCTCCGGCTTTTGCGCAGGAAGAGGCGACCAGCGATTGGGAAATCTCGGGAAATGCCGGGATTTTCTCGCAGTACCGCTGGCGCGGCGTTTCGCTTTCGGATGAGGAAGTGGCCATCCAGGGCGGCATCGACGTCAACCATTCCAGCGGCTTCTATGTCGGCACGTGGGGCTCGAGCCTCGCGGGCTGGGGCTCATACGGCGGCGCCAACACCGAGATCGACGTCTATGCGGGCTACGCCGGCGAAGTCGGCGGCTTCGGCTACGACATCGGCGCGATCTGGTATCTCTATCCGGGCACCAGCGGTACGGACGTGGTGGAAATCACGGCCGCGCTGAGCAAGGAACTCGGCCCGGTCGGCGCCACCGTCGGCGTCGCCTATGCGCCGAGCCAGGACTCGCTCGGCAACGACGACAGCTTCTATATCTACACGGACTGGTCGGCGGCCATTCCGAACACGCCGATCTCGCTGAACGCGCATCTCGGCTACACTGACGGTTCCTTGTCGGTGGATGCACCGTTCTCCACGGACGGCGACTATCTCGACTGGTCGCTCGGCGCGTCGGTTTCCTACGACAAGCTGACGCTCGGCATCTCCTATGTTGATACGGACGTGAAGAGCGGCGATCCGTCGATCCGCAAGATCACGGACTCGGCGATCATAATTTCGCTGACCGCGGCGTTCTGA